ACACTAGGTCGCTCGTCCTAGTGTTTGAGACCGGCTTGAGGCGTCTGGCCATAGATGTGCGTAGAAGGTTAGCTCGAGTTCAAGTGCTTAGAGTTTAGGCTGTGACCCAGTGTCTAGATGCATTGAGGGTCCTTTTAACTGGCTGTGCTGCACAGAAACTTCTAAGTAAATTGCTGTGCCTTAATACAGCACTGTAGCATTGGAATTTTTTTATCAAATCCTGAAAATGTATACCCTTATTCAGAAATTTTACAAATATTACCCCATCGTCCACTTGTAGAACGAAGAGAGACAGCGTTCCTATGTTGGTCGACAAGGTCTTCTAACGGCCGAAAATGCCGATCCACCACCGGAGACATCTCTTCGTTCTCCACACGACCGAAGAGCTGGATTTTATTTTCCCGTGGACATAGACCTACTATACTCGCTACTCCGACACACATAATCCACGCATCCAGAAGAAGAGGCTGAGAACAATCATCAACTGTTATCTGAAGGTGTTATTAATTGGAGAATACTACCCATCACAACAATATTCAAAGGGATATGCTCCATGTTTTCCACTGTCCTACACAGTCAATGTTGTTCTTTTTCTCGATAAGGAGTCAATGTTGTTGTAACAAAACAGATCCAGTGTTcttttttttcacaaaaaaatgAGTTTCTCATGGACAGAAAAATGGTTATGTTCAccgcaaaaaaagaaaaatggTATGAACAGTGTGAACAGACCATCAGACCTGCAATCTACATGCTGCAACCGATGCAAAGTCCTGCAATGACTCAGCTAAAGCAACAAAATTGGACGTGATGACTACGCTGTGTATCTATCTACACTTGGCAATTGCCATGCTTGCTAATCTCAAACTTGAGCATCCTTTCTCGTTGTCCATCTGGTCTGGTTAGTTGGTGGGTAGGCTCACAGATATGCCTCGGCCATCCATCCTCTCATAGAAAAGCATGTACGCCTCGCACCCGAGAACTTCTTCTAGAGGGACTTCCTTGATGTCGCGATCGGTTGCGCAAACCCATGAGGAAGAACCACTGCTCTGCTGCTTGCGACCTGCCCTCACATAAGCAACGTAGTGCCCTACATTCAAGGCGTGGCCATGGTGCTCAATGACACCGACTAGGCGATAGCTGGAGTTACCTTTGTCCTCGGAACTGAAGAGTAGAAAAAAGTAATAAACAGTTAGACCAGGTGCAAGGAAACTGAAGATTAAGCTGGAGTACCAACAATGCAATGCCTTTCTTCAAACAACAAACTGGATATTTGTTAACAAGAAAGCTCTATCAGATTAACAAAACAATATGGTGTATCTCAAGTGACTGATTACGTATTTACTAATCATAACTCTTAGAAATAAAGGCTCATACTAATACTCAACAGGCCATTCAAAGATGTTAGGTTTGTATATATATAAATAATATAACATCCATCCAATTGCAATTCTAAAACCAGAACTATACTTAACAATCCAAACTTCAAACAGATTTTATACACTACACCCAGGTGATGATAATATAATCATAACTTGGTCAGTGATACTGATACACTGCCAAGGTGAATAGAGTTTGTGCTCGACGGCCTCGACATCAGATACATATTCCAATATGGTATCCTATACCAAAAATGAAAAACTAACAGTTTTAATCAATGGCACAGGGTTCTGGTCCATATCAGGCTATCAGTACACACTCAAATTAAGCTGATACCTTCAGACAATTCAATTAAGCTTGCAATTATCACATCCTGACAAGTACGAAATGCTAGTCTGAACCCAGAAAAAAATTGTAGTCTGAACCTGAACCTATAAAATAGTTTACAAGATTGCATATAACTTCCTGAAGTCTGACATATTTTTTGTGTTTAAAACCTTCATTTTTGTAACCTGCAATGCCGGTTTTTGCAGAGAAGGAATACTCTTAAAGCTTTTGTAGAAGCAAACTATGAAACAAAATAGTTACTGGATTTCTAAAGGTAGGAACTTAACGGAACAGGCATAAAAGAACAACCTTAGAAATTGCTGTGTAGAATTATCAGAAGTCGGTACCTGGGGTCCATGAACGGTTCTACATGAAGAATCTCCTTAAAGCTCACATGTCCTCTCGTTTTAGAAAGAGCATTGGTGAATCTCTTCAGTTGAATGGTTAGTACAGGTGGCAGCTTAGTAACCAATTGTATTTGAAAACCACCAGTCCCATGTTTCTGCTCACTTTGGTTTTCTTCCGCTTGTTGTGCACTATGATCATCCAGCTTTACCTGCTTCCCACTGCCTTCGCTGGTATCCTGACTATCCTGGGTACTCAACAGGTCAGTCTGTTTATGAGTTGGAAAGGAACTAGGTGCAGCTTCCTGACTTTCAGGTTTTCTATTGGTAGTGCAGCAAGAGGCCGAGTTCTTTTCATCATAGCTCATCCCTGAAGTGATTTCTTCACGAACTCTGTTCTCAGAAAGAATAACTTGATGATGTGCATCTGAACCATGTGGTTGTCTACTTGGAGAAGTACATTCTACCAACAAGCTATTCAAATCATTAGATCGCTCACTTGGGCATGTTTTCCTGTCTGATAGTTCAGTCTGGTCTCCTTCAACTGTTGGATTTACATTGGTACTTGCTATCATCGGTTGACCATTTTCACTTCCATTTGTTCTCGGCAGCTCAACAACCTTGGAACAGTTACCACATTTCCATCCCATTGGACAATAGCAAAGAAGTGTCAAGCAGTCCTCGAGCGATGCAACAGAGTTCATATGTACTGCCTCATCATCAGTAATATCACTGCTCTGAGCTCTCCCCTTGTCTTCTGTAGTAGGTTCTACTGAGTAAGTGCTCTCCTTGGCTTCTATATCAACAAGTGGAGGTGGACCAGTATTTTTTGGACTGTGAGGATCTACTATTGATTCATCCATTCCTTCAGTGTCATCAAACAAGTTAGGAATGAAATCAAGAGCTTTTATTGGCACTTCAATGATCTCTCGTGGGACATCATTCTTCTGAGTCTGCAAACGACCGTGTGCAACATCCTCCACTTTAGTAGAATCTGCAGATTCAAGCATACAGGGATTTAGCTTTATCTGCATTAGCAAGATCATGCAACCAGAAACCCTCATCCTTTGCATATTTTTAGAATCTTTAACCACCACATTCTAAGGTCTCTTTTCTCGACAATAACCATACACGCTTAAGTTAACCAACCATTTTAGAGCAACACTTATTTTATGAAGGTAAGGACTCAAGACCCTGAGTTATCTTCAAATGTCAATTCGAACTACTACACTATAGCATACACTTTTGCCATAATAAGACTGTTGAAATATCCAGCCCAATTTTTCGTAGCCACCCCGAAGGCTTTGCTGCTACTTCTTTATTCCATATGTAGAATGGCATCAACAATTTTCTCTGCTTAGCTATCACCAGAGCTCCATTTCCAAAAGTGTCATCTGTTCCCGTGTTCAGAAAAATAGCTAGCTTGTATTAGATCTCACTATTCCACACCTGCGGGCCTGTTCCACATTCTATGTTTTAAGTTAGCTAGAGGAGCACATAGACTTACCAACTTGTGAAGGCTTGGGTATTTTCTCCATGGCCTCATCTCCAAATTCTGAACCAGGAAACTGAGAATCACAGCCTTCAGCAATTGTTTGAATCTTTTCTCCATCAGTCTTGTCGGTTTGTTGGAATAGTTCCTTACGAGTCTTCGTCGGAGATCCACCGCTTCTGGTCATTGGTGGTAACGTAACACTTCTGGCTGGACAATCCTTTGATGGCAGTGCCAGTTGGAGCTCATCGAATTGCAGATCCAAAACTGAATTAGTTGAGCAACTTATGCAGTATAAGGTCTGACGCAGCCAGCCCCCGAAAATGGAATTGCCAATTGGACGAAACTCTGCACCCCCATGCAATTTGTTTAGGTCCTTCGTCTCCTCCTCCAAAGCAGTGCGCAAAGATGTAAGAAACTCTTGGCTGTCCTGCATATAAGAGCCCTTGAACTGTGGATTAAACACCCGCATACCTTCCAATAGCATCTCTGGATCCAGCGCGTGCCTGGCATCATTTGTGCTGCTTGTCTCCACAAATAATTGCTTCAGGTGCAGACCAATGCTCCCCAGCCGAGCACCCGGTCCTAAAATCGTTGTCCTCAGCTCACCGAGCGCAAGGAGGCACTGAAGCAGTGCATTCATGTAGCATGTGTTTCCAAGATTCGGCAACCCTCTGATAACACAGCCATTCCCATTAGCATACCCAGACGCATCATTGCCGGTCACTATTGCCCACGAATCCTTTGCATAACTCTCGGGCACCGTTCCCCACACATCCCATCCATTGCTGGCCCACATTGCCCGCTCAACCCTTTTATTTCTGGCCAGAGCTGCCCACTCATCATCGCTCAGCTTGTCCTGACCGAGCTTCAGAACGTGCCCACACTCGAAGCAGTAGCCCTTATACGGTTCATCGTACCACAGA
This sequence is a window from Aegilops tauschii subsp. strangulata cultivar AL8/78 chromosome 7, Aet v6.0, whole genome shotgun sequence. Protein-coding genes within it:
- the LOC109737501 gene encoding ubiquitin carboxyl-terminal hydrolase 2, with product MVEEKRERAEEASDSPQKSPRLDPLAGPGCSDAPASPTESSDEWPSSGEAEAGTSSDSIGDGGRCEHIRLDRELLDMHVYYLTEQLEVRRTCHLSKCKTTWKGNEGMMKCIDCSRFFCSGWPVNRESPQEHALWHAGENTHWVAQWCDEPNLGYCFLCARGMRLSDRSEDDYAVAARNKKDQQGLGDSVAKDGWGSVSGIAKDGCETGGKNPQNPENTQKYPHLDLPASKAPVLLSESPSTGEAEETSDCTYDIGSCEHLFKDREELDDMVLDIKTAEKLPECEHFLCTTTCTWRGAAARFMVCTECTSTFCTGEKGGMENPQGHARLHATRDYHWVALWYDEPYKGYCFECGHVLKLGQDKLSDDEWAALARNKRVERAMWASNGWDVWGTVPESYAKDSWAIVTGNDASGYANGNGCVIRGLPNLGNTCYMNALLQCLLALGELRTTILGPGARLGSIGLHLKQLFVETSSTNDARHALDPEMLLEGMRVFNPQFKGSYMQDSQEFLTSLRTALEEETKDLNKLHGGAEFRPIGNSIFGGWLRQTLYCISCSTNSVLDLQFDELQLALPSKDCPARSVTLPPMTRSGGSPTKTRKELFQQTDKTDGEKIQTIAEGCDSQFPGSEFGDEAMEKIPKPSQVDSTKVEDVAHGRLQTQKNDVPREIIEVPIKALDFIPNLFDDTEGMDESIVDPHSPKNTGPPPLVDIEAKESTYSVEPTTEDKGRAQSSDITDDEAVHMNSVASLEDCLTLLCYCPMGWKCGNCSKVVELPRTNGSENGQPMIASTNVNPTVEGDQTELSDRKTCPSERSNDLNSLLVECTSPSRQPHGSDAHHQVILSENRVREEITSGMSYDEKNSASCCTTNRKPESQEAAPSSFPTHKQTDLLSTQDSQDTSEGSGKQVKLDDHSAQQAEENQSEQKHGTGGFQIQLVTKLPPVLTIQLKRFTNALSKTRGHVSFKEILHVEPFMDPSSEDKGNSSYRLVGVIEHHGHALNVGHYVAYVRAGRKQQSSGSSSWVCATDRDIKEVPLEEVLGCEAYMLFYERMDGRGISVSLPTN